A single window of Pseudoduganella plicata DNA harbors:
- a CDS encoding glycoside hydrolase family 43 protein produces the protein MRTSMMTTALVAAGVLSLAGCGGSDGDTGATTGTATSAMTSAVTSGGATQEAVARSRASFTETSVHDPSVIRANGRYYVFGSHLAAAKTPDLMHWTKIADGVNPANPLIPDVANQLAETFAWAQTSTLWAPDVIRMDDGKYYMYYNACRGDSPRSALGIAVADHIEGPYVNKGIILKSGMWGEVSPDGTVYDATRHPNVVDPNVFRDAAGKLWMIYGSYSGGIFILQLDKATGMPLPGQGYGKHLMGGNHSRIEGAYVLYSPESKFYYLFTSFGGLDANGAYNMRVARSRYPDGPYVDGKGTDMATVKSDPTRPLFDDASIAPHGQKLLGNHQFALAAGETGTPLGYVSAGHNSAFYDAATKQHFLVFHTRFPNTGEMHEVRVHEMFINDEGWPVVAPFRHAPAGKAKEDPAAVSAAIAAGTYKYINHGKDITAAIRQSQVVRLGKDGRISGAVSGRWSYRGNNRVSLALDGTAAPYSGVLSRQWNSNANAFTVTFTAQNADGVSVWGARTGN, from the coding sequence ATGCGCACATCGATGATGACGACGGCCCTGGTGGCCGCCGGCGTGCTGTCGCTCGCCGGTTGCGGCGGCAGCGACGGCGACACGGGCGCAACGACAGGCACGGCGACGAGCGCGATGACCAGCGCCGTGACAAGCGGCGGCGCGACGCAGGAAGCGGTGGCGCGTTCGCGCGCGTCGTTCACCGAGACTTCCGTGCACGACCCGTCCGTGATCCGGGCGAACGGCCGGTATTACGTCTTCGGCTCGCACCTGGCAGCGGCGAAAACGCCGGACCTGATGCACTGGACGAAGATCGCGGACGGCGTCAACCCCGCCAATCCGCTGATCCCGGACGTGGCGAACCAGCTGGCCGAGACGTTCGCGTGGGCGCAGACGTCGACGCTGTGGGCGCCGGACGTGATCCGCATGGACGACGGCAAATATTACATGTACTACAACGCGTGCAGGGGCGATTCGCCGCGCTCCGCGCTGGGCATCGCCGTGGCCGACCATATCGAAGGGCCGTACGTCAACAAGGGGATTATCCTGAAGTCCGGCATGTGGGGCGAGGTCAGTCCCGACGGCACGGTCTACGACGCGACGCGGCACCCGAACGTGGTCGATCCGAACGTCTTCCGCGACGCTGCCGGCAAGCTGTGGATGATCTATGGCTCGTACTCGGGCGGCATCTTTATCCTCCAGCTGGACAAGGCGACCGGCATGCCGCTGCCTGGGCAGGGCTATGGCAAGCACCTGATGGGCGGGAACCACTCCCGCATCGAAGGCGCGTACGTGCTGTACAGCCCGGAGTCGAAGTTCTACTACCTGTTTACGTCGTTCGGCGGGCTCGATGCCAACGGTGCCTACAATATGCGCGTGGCCCGCTCGCGCTATCCGGATGGCCCGTACGTGGACGGCAAGGGCACGGATATGGCAACCGTCAAATCCGACCCCACCAGGCCGCTGTTCGACGACGCCAGCATCGCGCCGCATGGCCAGAAACTGCTTGGCAACCACCAGTTCGCGCTGGCGGCGGGCGAGACGGGCACGCCGCTGGGCTACGTTTCGGCAGGCCACAACAGCGCGTTCTACGACGCGGCCACGAAGCAGCACTTCCTCGTGTTCCATACGCGCTTCCCGAATACGGGCGAGATGCACGAGGTGCGCGTGCACGAGATGTTCATCAACGACGAGGGCTGGCCCGTGGTGGCGCCGTTCCGCCACGCGCCGGCCGGCAAGGCCAAGGAAGACCCGGCTGCCGTTTCGGCCGCCATCGCGGCGGGTACGTACAAATACATCAACCACGGCAAGGACATCACGGCGGCGATCCGGCAGTCGCAGGTCGTCAGGCTGGGCAAGGACGGCCGCATCAGCGGCGCCGTCAGCGGCCGCTGGTCGTACCGCGGCAACAACCGCGTCAGCCTGGCGCTGGACGGCACCGCGGCACCTTACAGCGGTGTGCTTTCGCGCCAGTGGAACAGTAACGCAAACGCGTTCACCGTCACGTTCACGGCGCAAAATGCCGACGGCGTGTCGGTCTGGGGCGCGCGGACGGGCAATTGA
- a CDS encoding glycoside hydrolase family 97 protein codes for MTLTRILGVAACVVAPIACAQSDTVSSPDGKLAVTVNAGANGTITYRISRAGQPVLGDSALGLTFDGVDLSANLKPAGATAVQPVSDKYELAGGKRRHVSYAANERTWHYTNPKKAALDVTFRVSNDGVAFRYKATGGRLAFRDEATGFALPAGSKAWLQPMSVAKTGYQRTNPSYEEHYRMGIPVGTPAPLGAGWVFPALFRTGDTWIAMTEAGMDGDFHASRLATASPGGVYRIAGPAKEETYPNGALLPSAQGSLTTPWRVLAIGSLATVVNSTLGTDLALPAPGPVPDWVKPGHSSWSWAILKDDYTNFETQKQFIDYAADMHWDYTLVDAYWDRKIGYDRLKELATYAATKNIGILAWYNSAGSWNDTDMTPRDRMLTHGSRVAEFKRLREMGVKGIKVDFFGGDGQSMIRYYTEILKDAYDAQLLVNFHGATLPRGWSRTWPNLLTAEAVRGFEFTTFTQEDQDAIAPHAAMLPFTRNLFDPMDFTPLAFGDIPKIRRTTRNGFELAESVLFVSGIQHFAEIPQGMATAPEYVKALLRELPRSWDDSRFLAGEPGKYAVIARRAGDAWYVAGINATDRDQALTMDLRFIGKAGRIVTDGASERTFADAPIRAGRTTGIVVKPKGGFVAVFK; via the coding sequence ATGACCCTGACCCGCATTCTCGGCGTGGCCGCCTGCGTCGTCGCACCGATCGCCTGCGCGCAAAGCGATACCGTCAGCAGCCCTGATGGCAAGCTTGCCGTCACGGTTAACGCCGGCGCCAACGGCACCATCACCTACCGCATCAGCCGAGCCGGCCAGCCCGTACTGGGCGACTCGGCGCTCGGGCTGACGTTCGACGGCGTCGACCTGTCCGCGAACCTGAAGCCAGCCGGTGCAACCGCCGTGCAACCTGTCAGCGACAAGTACGAACTGGCCGGAGGCAAGCGTCGTCATGTCAGCTATGCCGCCAACGAGCGCACCTGGCATTACACGAACCCGAAGAAGGCCGCGCTGGACGTTACGTTCCGCGTTTCGAACGACGGCGTCGCATTTCGCTACAAGGCCACGGGCGGCAGGCTGGCGTTCCGGGACGAGGCAACCGGTTTTGCGCTGCCGGCCGGATCGAAGGCGTGGCTGCAGCCGATGTCCGTGGCGAAGACTGGCTACCAGCGCACCAATCCGTCCTACGAAGAACACTATCGCATGGGCATCCCCGTCGGCACGCCGGCCCCGTTGGGCGCGGGCTGGGTGTTTCCGGCGCTGTTCCGCACCGGCGACACGTGGATCGCCATGACGGAGGCGGGCATGGACGGCGATTTTCACGCGTCGCGCCTGGCGACCGCGTCGCCGGGTGGCGTGTATCGCATCGCCGGCCCTGCAAAAGAGGAGACGTATCCCAATGGCGCACTGCTGCCCAGCGCTCAGGGCAGCCTGACGACGCCATGGCGCGTGCTGGCCATCGGCTCGCTGGCGACCGTCGTCAACTCGACGCTGGGTACCGACCTGGCGCTGCCGGCGCCCGGGCCGGTACCCGACTGGGTCAAGCCGGGTCACTCGTCCTGGAGCTGGGCCATCCTGAAGGACGACTACACCAACTTCGAGACACAGAAGCAGTTCATCGACTACGCAGCGGACATGCACTGGGACTACACGCTGGTTGACGCTTACTGGGACAGGAAGATCGGCTACGACCGCCTGAAGGAACTGGCGACGTACGCGGCCACGAAGAACATCGGCATCCTCGCCTGGTACAACTCGGCAGGCAGCTGGAACGACACCGACATGACGCCGCGCGACCGCATGCTGACGCACGGGAGCCGCGTGGCCGAATTCAAGCGGCTGCGCGAGATGGGCGTCAAGGGCATCAAGGTGGACTTCTTCGGCGGCGACGGCCAGTCGATGATCCGCTACTACACCGAGATCCTGAAGGATGCGTATGACGCGCAACTGCTGGTGAACTTCCACGGCGCGACCCTGCCGCGCGGCTGGTCGCGCACGTGGCCGAACCTGCTGACGGCGGAAGCCGTGCGCGGTTTCGAGTTCACCACGTTTACCCAGGAAGACCAGGATGCGATTGCCCCGCATGCGGCGATGCTGCCGTTCACGCGCAACCTGTTCGACCCGATGGACTTCACGCCGCTGGCGTTCGGCGACATCCCGAAAATTAGGCGCACCACGCGCAACGGCTTCGAGCTGGCCGAATCCGTGCTGTTCGTTTCCGGCATCCAGCACTTCGCCGAGATCCCGCAGGGGATGGCGACCGCGCCGGAGTACGTCAAGGCGCTGCTGCGGGAGCTGCCGCGCAGCTGGGACGACAGCCGATTCCTGGCGGGCGAACCGGGCAAGTATGCCGTGATCGCTCGCCGGGCCGGCGACGCATGGTATGTCGCGGGTATCAATGCGACCGACCGTGACCAGGCGCTGACGATGGACCTCCGGTTTATCGGCAAGGCGGGCCGGATCGTCACGGACGGCGCGAGCGAGCGGACGTTTGCCGACGCGCCGATCCGTGCCGGCAGGACGACGGGCATCGTGGTCAAGCCGAAAGGCGGCTTCGTCGCAGTATTCAAATAA
- a CDS encoding beta-L-arabinofuranosidase domain-containing protein, translating into MCSALSASAAELFPLRDVRLADGPFLEAQQTDLRYLLALDADRLLAPFRREAGLPLAKASYGNWEASGLDGHMGGHYLSALALMTASTGDPQVRERLAYFVAELKKCQGDDGYLGGIPGGDAAWAEIAQGRLHADNFSVNGKWVPWYNLHKTFAGLRDAWLYAGNEDARAMLVKLSDWALKLTAKLSDEQMQAMLRSEHGGMNEVLVDVATMTGDMKYLHLARRFSHKGILEPLARGEDRLTGLHANTQIPKVIGFERIAQATGEPGWDAAARTFWQTVVGKRSVAIGGNSVKEHFHDSAGFAPMIDEVEGPETCNTYNMLKLTALLFQRRPGLAYADYYERALYNHILASQRPETGGFVYFTPMRPNHYRVYSKVDEGMWCCVGSGIESHAKHAEFIYAHDGNDLYVNLYIASTLDWKAKGIRISQQTRFPDESTSRLSVHGSGSYALKLRYPGWVAQDAMRVKVNGKAVAAKAGKDGYVRIERAWRDGDTVHVTLPMTTRLEQMPDRSNYYAVLHGPIVLAAKTAPFPNEKLNYFADDSRMGHIAQGAMCPQESAPLFVSDTKNFMDRFRPVPGQPLTFTAPGLVQGANVRFIPFFRLHDSRYMLYWQHATPAGAAGLRAQTARDEAERIALAKRTVDQVAPGEQQPEADHGFQGEGADAGVNAGRHWRHATGWFSYRLNDKAGEGRTLRLTFAAADAGRAFDIFVNGRLLRSMTLQPNERAFYDVDVDVPAGAAQDGTLTVRFVARPGSLAGGLYGLRLLRAP; encoded by the coding sequence TTGTGCTCTGCCCTTTCCGCTTCCGCGGCCGAGTTGTTTCCGCTGCGCGACGTGCGCCTGGCTGACGGCCCGTTCCTGGAGGCGCAGCAGACGGACTTGCGCTACCTGCTGGCGCTCGATGCGGACCGTCTGCTGGCGCCGTTCCGCCGCGAGGCGGGTCTGCCGCTGGCGAAGGCCAGCTATGGCAACTGGGAGGCGTCGGGCCTCGATGGCCACATGGGCGGGCATTACCTGTCCGCGCTGGCGCTGATGACGGCGTCCACGGGCGATCCGCAGGTGCGCGAACGGCTGGCCTATTTTGTCGCGGAGCTGAAGAAATGCCAGGGCGACGACGGCTACCTGGGCGGAATTCCCGGCGGCGATGCCGCCTGGGCGGAGATCGCGCAGGGCAGACTGCATGCGGATAATTTCAGCGTCAATGGCAAATGGGTCCCGTGGTACAACCTGCACAAGACGTTCGCTGGCCTGCGCGACGCGTGGCTGTACGCCGGCAACGAGGACGCCCGGGCGATGCTGGTGAAACTGTCCGACTGGGCGTTGAAACTGACGGCAAAGCTGAGCGACGAGCAGATGCAGGCGATGCTCAGGAGCGAACATGGCGGCATGAACGAAGTGCTGGTCGACGTGGCGACAATGACGGGCGACATGAAGTACCTGCACCTGGCGCGGCGCTTCTCGCACAAGGGCATCCTGGAACCGCTCGCGAGGGGGGAGGACCGCCTGACCGGCCTGCACGCCAATACGCAGATCCCCAAGGTGATCGGCTTCGAGCGCATCGCGCAGGCGACGGGTGAACCCGGATGGGACGCGGCCGCCCGCACGTTCTGGCAGACGGTGGTGGGCAAGCGCAGCGTCGCCATCGGCGGCAACAGCGTCAAGGAGCACTTCCACGACAGCGCCGGCTTCGCGCCGATGATCGACGAGGTGGAAGGGCCCGAGACCTGCAATACCTACAATATGCTCAAGCTGACGGCGCTGCTGTTCCAGCGCCGGCCGGGCCTGGCGTACGCGGATTACTACGAGCGCGCCCTGTACAACCATATCCTCGCCTCGCAGCGGCCGGAGACGGGCGGCTTCGTCTACTTCACGCCGATGCGCCCGAACCATTACCGCGTCTACTCGAAGGTGGACGAAGGCATGTGGTGCTGCGTCGGTTCCGGCATCGAGAGTCATGCGAAGCATGCGGAGTTCATCTACGCGCATGACGGGAACGACCTGTACGTCAACCTGTACATCGCCTCCACGCTGGACTGGAAGGCGAAAGGCATCCGCATCAGCCAGCAGACCCGATTCCCCGACGAATCGACATCCCGCCTTTCGGTGCACGGAAGCGGCAGCTACGCACTGAAACTGCGCTATCCCGGCTGGGTGGCGCAAGACGCGATGCGCGTCAAGGTCAATGGCAAGGCGGTGGCAGCAAAGGCGGGCAAGGACGGCTACGTGCGCATCGAGCGCGCCTGGCGCGATGGCGATACGGTACACGTCACGTTGCCGATGACGACAAGGCTGGAGCAGATGCCGGACCGCTCGAATTACTACGCGGTCTTGCATGGCCCGATCGTGCTGGCGGCGAAAACGGCGCCGTTCCCGAACGAGAAGCTGAACTACTTCGCCGACGACTCGCGCATGGGCCATATCGCTCAGGGAGCCATGTGCCCGCAGGAGTCGGCGCCCCTCTTCGTCAGCGATACGAAGAACTTCATGGATCGGTTCCGCCCGGTGCCCGGCCAGCCGCTCACCTTCACGGCGCCAGGCCTCGTGCAGGGAGCGAACGTGCGCTTCATTCCGTTCTTTCGACTGCACGACTCGCGTTACATGCTCTACTGGCAGCACGCTACCCCGGCTGGCGCCGCCGGGCTGCGGGCGCAGACCGCGCGGGACGAAGCGGAGCGTATCGCACTGGCGAAACGCACCGTCGACCAGGTGGCGCCGGGCGAGCAGCAGCCGGAGGCGGATCACGGCTTCCAGGGCGAGGGAGCGGACGCCGGTGTCAACGCCGGGCGTCACTGGCGCCATGCGACTGGCTGGTTCAGTTACCGCCTCAACGACAAGGCCGGGGAGGGCAGGACGTTGCGCCTGACCTTCGCCGCAGCGGACGCGGGCCGCGCCTTCGACATCTTCGTCAACGGCAGGCTGCTGCGTTCCATGACACTGCAGCCGAACGAACGCGCGTTCTACGACGTGGACGTCGACGTGCCGGCGGGTGCCGCGCAGGACGGCACGCTGACCGTCAGGTTCGTCGCGCGCCCCGGCTCGCTGGCCGGCGGCCTGTATGGCCTCAGGCTGTTGCGTGCGCCATGA
- a CDS encoding alpha-N-arabinofuranosidase — MLKRTILALSLAACGTAFAQVSVTIDAAKAGPVINKNIYGQFAEHLGTGIYEGMWVGPESKIPNTKGWRNDVIGALKELHVPLVRWPGGCFADEYHWKDGVGPRDKRPVKVNTNWGGVEENNAVGTHEFFDLAELLGAEVYVNGNLGTGSVQEMSEWVEYMTSDSKSTLAELRRKNGRDKPWKLDYFAIGNEAWGCGGNMTPEHYANLYRNAAAFVRTPPNAKPKFIASGGHDNDIRWSDVLTKEIKQNIDGISFHYYTIPTGKWEVKGAATGFKEDQWASTMKNTLAMDGLIRKNTALMDKNDPQKKVGLFVDEWGTWYDVEPGTNAGFLYQQNSLRDAVVAALNFNIFHAHADRVRMTNIAQMVNVLQAMILTDKNRMILTPTYHAFRMYVPFQDATSLPVAIKNNGKYSVGNVTVPQVSASAARGKDGKVYLALVNTNPNKAVDVTVNVSGARTGKAAGQILTAAAMDAHNTFEAPDAVKPAPFSAQASGGKLTVQLPAKSVIVTSVE; from the coding sequence ATGTTGAAACGTACGATCCTCGCCCTTAGCCTGGCCGCCTGCGGCACCGCGTTCGCCCAGGTATCGGTGACCATTGACGCCGCCAAGGCCGGTCCCGTCATCAACAAGAACATCTACGGCCAGTTTGCCGAGCACCTGGGCACCGGCATCTACGAAGGCATGTGGGTGGGACCGGAATCGAAGATCCCCAACACGAAGGGCTGGCGCAACGACGTGATCGGCGCGCTCAAGGAACTGCACGTCCCCCTGGTGCGCTGGCCGGGCGGCTGCTTCGCCGACGAGTATCACTGGAAGGACGGCGTCGGCCCGCGTGACAAGCGCCCCGTCAAGGTCAATACCAACTGGGGCGGCGTGGAAGAGAACAACGCCGTCGGCACGCATGAATTCTTCGACCTGGCCGAGCTGCTGGGCGCGGAAGTCTACGTCAATGGCAATCTGGGAACAGGCTCGGTGCAGGAAATGTCGGAATGGGTCGAGTACATGACGTCCGATTCCAAGTCGACCCTGGCGGAACTGCGCCGCAAGAACGGCCGCGACAAACCGTGGAAGCTGGACTATTTCGCCATCGGTAACGAGGCCTGGGGCTGCGGCGGCAACATGACGCCGGAACATTACGCGAACCTGTACCGGAATGCGGCCGCCTTCGTGCGCACGCCGCCGAATGCCAAGCCGAAGTTCATCGCCAGCGGCGGCCATGACAACGACATCCGCTGGTCCGACGTGCTCACAAAGGAGATCAAGCAGAATATCGACGGCATCAGCTTCCACTACTACACGATCCCGACGGGCAAGTGGGAAGTGAAGGGCGCGGCCACCGGCTTCAAGGAAGACCAGTGGGCCAGCACGATGAAGAACACGCTGGCGATGGATGGCCTGATCCGCAAGAACACGGCGCTGATGGACAAGAACGATCCCCAGAAGAAGGTGGGCTTGTTCGTCGACGAATGGGGCACCTGGTACGACGTGGAACCGGGCACGAACGCCGGCTTCCTGTACCAGCAGAACAGCCTGCGCGACGCCGTCGTCGCGGCGCTGAACTTCAATATCTTCCACGCCCATGCGGACCGGGTGCGCATGACCAACATCGCGCAGATGGTCAACGTGCTGCAGGCGATGATCCTGACGGACAAGAACCGCATGATCCTGACGCCGACGTACCACGCCTTCCGCATGTACGTGCCGTTCCAGGACGCGACGTCGCTGCCGGTGGCCATCAAGAACAACGGCAAGTACAGCGTGGGCAACGTGACGGTGCCGCAGGTCAGCGCGTCGGCCGCACGCGGCAAGGACGGCAAGGTGTATCTGGCGCTGGTGAATACGAATCCGAACAAGGCGGTCGACGTGACGGTGAATGTGTCCGGAGCACGCACCGGGAAGGCTGCCGGCCAGATCCTGACGGCGGCGGCGATGGACGCGCACAATACGTTCGAGGCGCCGGATGCCGTCAAGCCGGCGCCGTTCTCGGCCCAGGCCAGCGGAGGCAAGCTGACGGTCCAGCTGCCGGCGAAGTCCGTCATCGTCACCTCCGTGGAGTAA
- a CDS encoding SDR family NAD(P)-dependent oxidoreductase, with protein sequence MTELAKFGSLRGKRVFVTGGGTGIGESIVATYAEQGALVAFVDIAQEASLALVERLKAAGHPAPVYRYCDITDIPALQKTMAELAAQIGDFDILVNNAANDQRHKPEEVTLEYWNERIAINQRPMFFTCQSVLEGMKKKGGGSIINISSMSWHAKNGGYPVYGTTKAAVIGLTRCLARDFGPYGIRVNTVTPGWVMTQRQIDLWVDDAAEAEIKRAQCLPGKLMPEHVASMILFLGADDSAMCTGQEFIVDAGWV encoded by the coding sequence ATGACAGAGTTGGCCAAGTTCGGCAGCCTGCGCGGCAAGCGCGTATTCGTCACGGGCGGCGGCACCGGCATCGGTGAAAGCATCGTCGCCACTTATGCGGAGCAGGGCGCGCTGGTGGCGTTCGTCGATATCGCGCAGGAGGCCAGCCTGGCGCTGGTCGAGCGCCTGAAGGCCGCCGGCCATCCGGCACCCGTCTACCGCTATTGCGACATCACCGACATCCCGGCGCTGCAGAAAACGATGGCGGAGCTGGCGGCGCAGATCGGCGACTTCGACATCCTCGTCAACAACGCCGCCAACGACCAGCGCCACAAGCCGGAAGAGGTGACGCTGGAATACTGGAACGAGCGCATTGCCATCAACCAGCGCCCGATGTTCTTTACCTGCCAGTCGGTGCTGGAAGGGATGAAGAAGAAGGGCGGCGGTTCCATCATCAATATCAGCTCGATGTCGTGGCATGCCAAGAACGGCGGCTATCCCGTCTATGGCACCACCAAGGCGGCCGTGATCGGCCTGACGCGCTGCCTGGCTCGCGATTTCGGCCCGTACGGTATCCGTGTCAACACGGTCACGCCGGGCTGGGTCATGACGCAGCGGCAGATCGACCTGTGGGTCGACGATGCCGCCGAAGCGGAAATCAAGCGGGCGCAATGCCTGCCGGGCAAGCTGATGCCGGAACACGTGGCGTCGATGATCCTGTTCCTGGGCGCGGACGACAGCGCCATGTGCACGGGCCAGGAATTCATCGTGGACGCGGGCTGGGTGTAA
- a CDS encoding arabinan endo-1,5-alpha-L-arabinosidase — MKRFKAMAAAACVALAVTQAAHAAQVGVHDPVMAKDGERYYVFSTGPGITFYSSRDMKSWTPEGRVFAGEPAWAKTAAPSFDGHIWAPDVQRHNGKYYLYYSVSGFGKNTSGIGVTVNKTLDPRSPDYKWEDKGLVLQSVPGRDVWNAIDSNVIEDKAGNGWMAFGSFWGGLKLVRLNADWTRPAEPQQWRTIAARERPAFTPDEEAGPAEIEAPFIFRKGDWYYLFASWGLCCQKEKSTYHVVVGRARDATGPYLDKDGKDMAKGGGSLVIKGDKDWVGLGHNGAYTFDGRDVLVLHAYETADQYQQKLKVLDIKWDAAGWPVVDPKQLNGYQSVLLPAR; from the coding sequence ATGAAACGGTTTAAGGCAATGGCGGCGGCCGCTTGCGTGGCGCTGGCGGTTACGCAGGCGGCGCACGCTGCGCAGGTGGGGGTGCACGATCCGGTGATGGCGAAGGACGGCGAGCGGTACTACGTGTTCAGCACGGGTCCCGGCATCACGTTCTACAGCTCGCGCGACATGAAGTCGTGGACGCCGGAAGGGCGCGTGTTCGCGGGCGAGCCGGCGTGGGCGAAAACGGCCGCACCGTCGTTCGACGGCCATATCTGGGCGCCCGACGTGCAGCGGCACAACGGCAAATACTACCTGTACTACTCGGTGTCGGGCTTCGGCAAGAACACGTCCGGCATCGGCGTCACCGTCAACAAGACGCTCGATCCCCGCTCGCCCGACTACAAGTGGGAAGACAAGGGGCTAGTGCTGCAGTCGGTGCCGGGGCGCGATGTATGGAATGCCATCGACTCCAACGTCATCGAGGACAAGGCCGGCAACGGCTGGATGGCGTTCGGCTCGTTCTGGGGCGGCCTGAAGCTCGTCAGGCTCAATGCCGACTGGACGCGCCCCGCGGAACCGCAGCAGTGGCGCACCATCGCCGCACGCGAACGCCCCGCGTTCACGCCGGACGAGGAGGCGGGTCCGGCCGAGATCGAGGCGCCGTTTATCTTCAGGAAGGGCGACTGGTACTACCTGTTCGCGTCGTGGGGCCTGTGCTGCCAGAAGGAGAAGAGCACGTACCACGTCGTCGTCGGCCGCGCGCGCGACGCCACCGGACCGTACCTCGACAAGGACGGAAAGGACATGGCGAAGGGGGGCGGCTCGCTCGTCATCAAGGGTGACAAGGATTGGGTGGGCCTGGGTCATAACGGCGCCTACACCTTCGACGGCCGCGACGTGCTCGTACTCCACGCCTACGAGACGGCCGACCAGTACCAGCAGAAGCTGAAAGTCCTCGACATCAAATGGGACGCGGCAGGGTGGCCCGTGGTCGATCCGAAGCAGCTGAACGGCTACCAAAGCGTGCTGCTGCCAGCAAGATAA